Genomic segment of Murdochiella vaginalis:
CGCGCCGATGTCTGGTGTTTAAGACCATGAGTACCGCCTTTTTCTCCTTGAGAGAAAGAGGAACGTAGGTATGCGTCTTTGCAGCCGTATCCAGCACCATCGCATAGCCCGCTTTTCCAAAGCCGATGACATACTGATCCATGATGCCAGTATGAAGACCGAAAAATTCATTTTCACACCAAACACCCGCTTCCACTAACGTAAGCGTCGGAATCGGCGCTTTACTCCAAAAAGCGGAATAGAGTACACCGAAAAGCAGTTCAAGACTTGCAGACGAGCTGAGGCCGGATCCATTGGGAATGTTGCCATAGACAACCACGTCCAATCCTTTCGGCAGAATGCCCTCTTTCTCAAGGGCTTTGGCTACACCAATCGGATAATTCGTCCAATCCCTCTTCGGATCATAGTCCGGAAGCGGCAACGAAATATTCTGGCGATTTACCATATTGGCGGAGTACAAACGTAACATGTCAAGGTCATTTGGTCTGGCCAATGCATAGGTGCCAATGGTCAGCGCACAGGGAAAAACCGCTCCCCCGTTATAGTCTATATGCTCCCCAATGATATTGATGCGGCTCGGCGCAAAAAACAGTCGCACGTCGCGCGCGTCACCAAACTGCTTTTCAAAATCCGCCTGCAATCGCGTACG
This window contains:
- a CDS encoding galactokinase, encoding MGENETSIRTRLQADFEKQFGDARDVRLFFAPSRINIIGEHIDYNGGAVFPCALTIGTYALARPNDLDMLRLYSANMVNRQNISLPLPDYDPKRDWTNYPIGVAKALEKEGILPKGLDVVVYGNIPNGSGLSSSASLELLFGVLYSAFWSKAPIPTLTLVEAGVWCENEFFGLHTGIMDQYVIGFGKAGYAMVLDTAAKTHTYVPLSLKEKKAVLMVLNTRHRRELKDSKYNERRAECEEALAQLNASLVAEGKKEKTHLCEFTVADLPRLARLRSDILRRRVHHVITENQRVKDTVAALEEGNLSLVGELLKAGHASMRDDYEASGPHLDAIVDAANNAEGCFGARMTGAGFGGCAIALVEESAVNAFSAYVQKTYEEKMGISPELILSTAGDGAGELH